The Terriglobales bacterium genomic sequence TCGGCAAACTGCGCCACGCGTTGGATGGCGCCAGAAATATCCTCACTCCGTACCGTCACCTGCTTGGTGTTGTCCTTGGGCAGCACGGCTTCATAATTCGGGAACTGGCCGGTCAGTTGACGTGAAGTGAGCACCCGGTTTCCTATGCGGAAGAACAGCGTCGATTCATCACGCGCAAACTCAATCGTCTGATCTTCATTCGCCTGGAGTAGCGAATTCAGCTCGGCCATAGCCTTCTTGGGGACCAGCGTTTTCAAATCCGAAACATCGGGAAAGCTTTCGTGAGCCTTCTCGATGTGTGCCAGGCGATGTCCGTCGGTAGCTACCATGGTGATCGATTCTGGCTTCAGCACCATCAAAGCGCCGTTCAGGGTGTAGCGGGATTCCTCGTTTGATATGGCAAAGATGGTTTTGGCGATCATGGTGTGCAGCACCTGCGCCGGAATGCGGATTACACCGCTGGTGGGAAACACAGGTAAGCTGGGGAAATTAGAGCGTGCCATTCCCACCATCTTCGTGTTGGACCGCCCCAGACGAATATTGACCCAGTGATTGTCCAGCAGCTTGATTGTGATATCGCCGTCAGGGAGCAATTTCACATAGTCGTAGAGCTTGCGGGCGGGGATCGTGCAGGAGCCCTCTTTTTTCACCTTTGCGGGACAGCAGGTGCGAAGTCCGAGGTCAAGATCGGTTGCGGTGAGGGAAAGCTTGTCGCCAGTTGCTTCGAATAAGAAATGCGAAAGAATGGGAATCGTGGTCTTGCGTTCGACCACGCCCTGCGTGGCGCTAAGTTCCTTCAGGAGGTCAGACTTACTGACGGTGATCTCCATATCGCAGTCTCCTAAGCCCGCTGCCGTCAGAGTGCGCGCAAGGGCCCTGGCACGGCCAGGTACTTCTTGAAGCTGGCTACGGACTTACTTATATATCATTAGGATAATTCAATCAGACAGCCGTAGAGAAGTAGTAGAGGATGGCGTAGGAAATGTGGAAACCTTTGCTAAGCAGCATCCGTCCCAACTACTTGCCCCTATCCTGAATCCCGTAAAAATCCAGCCCCGGGCTGAAACTCCCCCTAATTCCGCCAACTCTTCACTACTCGGGCTGGTTTCTTGCACACTTTTCACAAAGGCTCCACAGGGAAATCGAGCTCATGTTCCGCGTTGGGGTGAATCGGCTATCGAAAACCCTATTGTTACCCGCTCAAGATCTCAGTCAGCTTGTTCAGCATCCTGTTCAAATCTTTGTCCGCCTTGCGTACTTCCTCGATTTTTTCAATGGAATGCAGGACGGTGGTATGGTGCTTGCCGCCAAACTGCCGCCCAATCTCCGGCAGCGACGCATCGGTCAGGTGCTTCGCTAAGTACATGGCAATCTGCCGCGGATACACGATGGCCCGGGAGTTGTTCTTCGCCTTGATCTCCTGTACCCGCAACCCAAACTGCTCGGCTACGGACTTCTGGATGGCGTCAATCGACACCTTGCGGGTTTGGGAGTCGATGAAATTCTTTAGCACCTGCTGGGCGTAGGGCAGCGTGATCTCAGTTCCAATCAGCGAGGAATGAGCGATCAGCCGGATCAGCGCCCCTTCCAACTCGCGTACGTTGGAGCGAATGTTGGAAGCAATGAACAGCGCCACGTCGGTGGGAATCAGCACTCTCTCCAGTTCCGCTTTCTTTTGCAGAATGGCGACCTTGGTCTCCAGATCGGGAGGCTGAATGTCGGCGATCAAGCCCCATTCGAAGCGGCTTCGCAGCCGGTCTTCGATTTCCGCCAGCTCTTTCGGCGGCCGGTCGCTCGCGATAATGATCTGCTTCATCGACTCATGCAGCGCATTGAAGGTATGGAAGAACTCCTCCTGGGTCCGTTCTTTCTGCGCCAGAAACTGGATGTCGTCCACCAGCAGCATGTCGACATTGCGGAACTTATCGCGGAAGCTCGACATCTTGTCGTAGCGTAGAGAGTTGATCATCTCGTT encodes the following:
- the dnaA gene encoding chromosomal replication initiator protein DnaA, with the translated sequence MASTTTSIDDPWVQILSALEKKINRHSYDTWLKPTRFSHQQNGVMFIRVPTPEFRDIGDKYGDLIQEAIDNLGMDFNDVRFITAEDSRPPASATPVRHDGGFSNSTHAVGQTAKQTRFDWDGAAQLNPKYTFEAFVIGSGNQFAAAAARAVAENPSKAYNPLFLYGGVGMGKTHLMQAIGHEVKKRSPQYSICYLSSERFTNEMINSLRYDKMSSFRDKFRNVDMLLVDDIQFLAQKERTQEEFFHTFNALHESMKQIIIASDRPPKELAEIEDRLRSRFEWGLIADIQPPDLETKVAILQKKAELERVLIPTDVALFIASNIRSNVRELEGALIRLIAHSSLIGTEITLPYAQQVLKNFIDSQTRKVSIDAIQKSVAEQFGLRVQEIKAKNNSRAIVYPRQIAMYLAKHLTDASLPEIGRQFGGKHHTTVLHSIEKIEEVRKADKDLNRMLNKLTEILSG
- the dnaN gene encoding DNA polymerase III subunit beta — translated: MEITVSKSDLLKELSATQGVVERKTTIPILSHFLFEATGDKLSLTATDLDLGLRTCCPAKVKKEGSCTIPARKLYDYVKLLPDGDITIKLLDNHWVNIRLGRSNTKMVGMARSNFPSLPVFPTSGVIRIPAQVLHTMIAKTIFAISNEESRYTLNGALMVLKPESITMVATDGHRLAHIEKAHESFPDVSDLKTLVPKKAMAELNSLLQANEDQTIEFARDESTLFFRIGNRVLTSRQLTGQFPNYEAVLPKDNTKQVTVRSEDISGAIQRVAQFADERSGAIKLRLDKGVMTVSSSSADTGESEDTIETAYQAEPMVIGFNSGYLLDFFKASSGGDIRLEFKDAQSAGQLRPEENGDVDFKYRYIVMPMRI